From the genome of Spirosomataceae bacterium TFI 002, one region includes:
- a CDS encoding DNA-binding transcriptional regulator, Lrp family, with amino-acid sequence MSKVKLDTIDHKLLDILQANGKITNAQLSKDVGLSPAPTLERVKKLEQSGIIQSYHAQLDRFKVGLGVLTFVQVTLSGHRKSIIETFTAVINKVPQIVECHHVTGSCDFLLKVIAEDISSYQKLIMDTINEIEVVASTQTMVILSTIKNSKVLPVP; translated from the coding sequence ATGTCAAAAGTTAAATTAGATACCATTGACCATAAGCTACTTGATATACTTCAAGCAAATGGTAAGATAACCAACGCTCAGCTTTCTAAGGATGTCGGCCTTTCTCCTGCACCAACTCTAGAGAGGGTAAAGAAATTAGAACAATCAGGAATTATTCAAAGCTACCACGCACAATTAGATAGGTTTAAGGTAGGCTTAGGTGTACTTACATTTGTTCAAGTAACATTATCAGGTCACCGAAAATCTATTATTGAAACATTTACTGCTGTCATAAACAAAGTACCGCAAATTGTTGAATGCCACCACGTTACGGGATCTTGTGATTTTTTACTAAAAGTAATTGCGGAAGATATCTCTTCGTATCAAAAATTGATCATGGATACTATCAACGAAATTGAAGTTGTTGCTAGCACACAAACAATGGTGATTTTATCTACT
- a CDS encoding methylated-DNA-protein-cysteine methyltransferase related protein, translated as MKENNRFAEIYEVVKLIPEGRVTSYGAIAKYFGAKSGARLVGWAMNAAHTLDDVPAHRVVNRLGELSGRFHFITPTTMQERLEKEGIVIVDSKIENFTEVFWDPTLELL; from the coding sequence TTGAAGGAGAATAACAGATTTGCAGAAATATACGAAGTAGTAAAACTCATTCCAGAAGGACGAGTGACTAGCTACGGTGCAATTGCCAAATATTTTGGAGCCAAATCAGGAGCAAGACTTGTAGGCTGGGCAATGAATGCTGCACACACTTTGGACGATGTACCAGCTCACAGAGTAGTCAATAGGCTGGGGGAATTAAGTGGTAGATTCCACTTCATAACTCCAACAACAATGCAAGAACGCTTAGAAAAAGAAGGAATAGTAATCGTAGATAGTAAGATCGAAAACTTTACCGAAGTTTTTTGGGATCCTACTTTGGAGTTGCTCTAG